A single region of the Anticarsia gemmatalis isolate Benzon Research Colony breed Stoneville strain chromosome 19, ilAntGemm2 primary, whole genome shotgun sequence genome encodes:
- the LOC142981205 gene encoding uncharacterized protein LOC142981205: MFSKDCVVLIALIATSLVQWSSSQVVSSVTSTTDDTDLTDFPCGSVGEASISLSDYVFAEIASRCKIKAGNITLTNIFIPTGDCVLELEADDITLTRITFDGDNHRQKFLGHRISLIENIYQVGELNQKLIGKNIDFVDNILSGDKQTLEKIGVHINVQRNMYDGDEQNHIIKGMSANALRLQYLQNLPDEGFPSDSNTVVSLANTYRGRQQKHNTEATHVMMQQNIFDGYGQSHVLKAGTFRQETGIYRGQRQSHNATVVVGITEERCIYDGSPQTHTITTAEIVRSGNIYVGGQQYFDINADSTRTY, from the exons ATGTTCAGTAAAGATTGTGTAGTGCTAATTGCTCTTATTGCAACTTCAT TGGTTCAATGGTCTTCATCTCAAGTTGTGTCATCAGTCACAAGTACTACCGACGACACAGATTTAACAGACTTCCCATGTGGATCGGTAGGCGAGGCGAGTATTTCCCTCAGTGATTATGTTTTCGCCGAAATAGCAAGCCGTTGCAAGATAAAAGCAGGCAACATTACACtaactaacatttttataccAACCGGCGATTGTGTATTGGAACTGGAGGCGGACGATATCACTCTAACAAGAATTACCTTCGATGGAGACAACCATCGTCAAAAGTTTCTCGGACACAGAATATCGTTAATTGAAAACATATATCAAGTAGGTGAACTAAATCAGAAGCTCATCGGAAAGAATATAGACTTTGTAGATAACATACTTTCAGGTGATAAGCAAACCTTGGAAAAGATAGGAGTCCATATAAATGTACAGAGAAACATGTACGATGGAGACGAACAGAATCACATTATTAAAGGAATGAGTGCTAACGCGCTTCGATTACAATATCTGCAGAACTTGCCTGATGAAGGATTCCCTTCAGATAGTAACACGGTGGTCTCACTCGCGAACACTTACAGAGGCAGACAACAGAAACATAACACGGAAGCTACTCACGTCATGATGCAACAGAACATATTCGATGGTTATGGGCAAAGTCACGTTCTAAAAGCAGGCACTTTTCGACAGGAAACTGGCATTTATCGTGGCCAGAGACAAAGTCATAATGCTACTGTTGTTGTAGGGATCACAGAGGAGAGATGTATCTACGATGGATCTCCACAAACTCATACTATTACGACTGCAGAAATCGTACGATCTGGGAACATTTATGTCGGAGgacaacaatattttgatataaacgCAGATAGTACCagaacttattaa
- the LOC142981187 gene encoding esterase E4-like, with protein sequence MEVVVWIIVASAQDVLCRRLAVYKPHRDVVTPQGTVRGYLTPSHAAYYGIPYARPPIRTDRFKAPEPPPIWDGIFEATHKIKCPQPDEDGDENCLVVNVFTPKRQTSLPVYVIVHDGNFQNGWGSYDPPDRLLKEGFVVVTFNYRIGALGFLCLGTAEALGNAGLKDQIAALYWVHKNIEFFGGNPGEITAHGVGNGAVSLQLLLLSGLIEDLVHKVILESGSVLAADSMAYDPLSTAYQGATALGYEGTSDTEELTKFYHNTPWKELVKIQELFLPCVEDGTSAYNLIDFNPIHRLKEGNYNKIPVLLTLTNDAINITESLDKPPENMAELLPSNLEFDDDVIKQRVGEIVKEFYFGSDIFIVDDVEQNYFDFYHDISFEYPIAKFALLYAALGSHMVYLMKFTMDRDESEEPRASSGIIMDNLYRGEEDDDAFNKMMNLWRSFIKLGDPTPLTTSVIPLIWQPVVTDKNDDKAIATIPTLIFGTELKMSPENQRLLFWDNIYGRFYKPHVIKQEHPDDVKDSE encoded by the exons ATGGAGGTAGTGGTGTGGATCATAGTGGCTTCGGCACAAGACGTGTTATGCCGCCGGTTGGCTGTGTACAAGCCGCATAGGGATGTAGTCACCCCACAGGGCACGGTGAGGGGGTATCTCACCCCCTCCCACGCGGCGTACTACGGGATACCGTACGCCCGCCCCCCAATTCGCACGGACAGATTTAAG GCCCCAGAACCGCCGCCCATATGGGACGGTATCTTCGAAGCGACCCACAAGATCAAGTGCCCTCAACCGGACGAGGATGGAGACGAGAACTGCCTAGTGGTCAACGTGTTCACACCGAAACGACAGACCTCACTGCCGGTCTACGTGATCGTGCATGATGGAAACTTTCAGAACGG ATGGGGCTCATATGATCCGCCGGATAGACTCCTCAAAGAAGGCTTCGTGGTCGTCACCTTTAACTACCGAATAGGAGCTCTAGGATTCCTTTGCTTAGGCACTGCAGAAGCCTTAGGAAACGCCGGCTTGAAAGACCAGATAGCAGCGTTGTACTGGGTgcataaaaacattgaatttttCGGAGGAAACCCTGGAGAAATTACAGCCCATGGAGTAGGCAATGGAGCTGTATCATTACAGCTGCTGTTACTATCTGGGTTAATAGAAGACTTAGTCCATAAAGTGATTCTGGAGTCTGGGTCGGTGCTGGCTGCTGATTCAATGGCATACGACCCCCTGTCGACAGCATATCAAGGAGCTACGGCCTTAGGTTATGAAGGCACGAGCGACACGGAAGAACTGACCAAGTTCTACCACAATACCCCATGGAAAGAACTGGTGAAAATACAGGAATTATTCCTTCCTTGCGTCGAAGACGGTACAAGTGCATACAACTTGATAGACTTCAATCCTATACACAGGTTAAAAGAAgggaattataataaaatacccgTACTTTTAACACTTACAAATGACGCTATTAATATAACAGAAAGTTTAGATAAACCACCAGAAAACATGGCTGAACTACTACCAAGTAATTTGGAATTTGACGATGATGTTATTAAACAAAGAGTGGGAGAAATCGTCAAAGAATTTTACTTTGGTAGTGATATATTTATCGTAGATGATGTAGAACAGAATTACTTTGATTTCTATCACGATATATCTTTTGAGTACCCAATAGCAAAGTTTGCGTTACTTTATGCAGCTCTGGGCTCTCACATGGTGTATTTGATGAAGTTTACTATGGACCGTGATGAGTCTGAAGAACCTCGAGCCAGTTCTGGTATCATAATGGACAATTTGTACAGAGGAGAAGAGGATGATGatgcttttaataaaatgatgaatTTGTGGAGAAGTTTTATCAAGTTGGG GGACCCAACTCCATTAACAACCAGTGTGATTCCACTTATTTGGCAACCAGTAGTGACTGATAAAAATGATGACAAAGCTATTGCAACCATACCAACGCTAATCTTTGGAACTGAACTTAAAATGAGCCCCGAGAACCAACGGTTACTCTTCTGGGACAACATCTACGGCAGGTTCTACAAACCACATGTTATCAAACAAGAACACCCTGACGACGTGAAAGATAGCGAGTAA
- the LOC142981178 gene encoding esterase FE4-like translates to MRWWSAWLTAALVATTTAVSGLTQSGVITIEHNPPEFQESILPGGPQIRDEQVYYSSPDNGDSERPPTSPEQAPDIGEISPEIPDSPPQEGSEPPGSQGTEVVPDTPNPPSPPEEDASGEESVERPADPPASPDDEGSNDRSVNDDAGVDVVEPEGDPENILPPAADVENEEGSGDDNDQNSGDGSGDDKDDASGDGSGDDNEVGSGNGSDEEENVPENNVNLIVETASGLVQGHAWRQNEDIVSYIDIPYGKFTSPFQAAVGADAWDGLHDVKDHDKRCPQLQGDTYVGEVDCLTLSIFKPKDAEDASVLFHIHDDDFAGSGDPSVYGPEYLVANGIILVLPNYRLGSLGFLCVQNETAPGNAGLKDLSLALTWVSDNIKKFGGNPDNIVVSGDGKSGAFAGFLALSPMSRDNVSKVIAESGSFLSYWALDRDPTVVANELFEKIRAAQNPQSRLEITLSEVTAAAIVRAAKGMEFKPCLEVKTEDAFMTETPYTIMTTEKIDKSFLIGSATFAGIHEALLQTEDSIKQINDDHTLLLPNDLVFDTTALRNEVGTKVKAQYFGEDDISLDDTKNLSLCFTDIGYTGPGIRSARMLVEAGATVFFYEFAFVGEFNRVLHSIDQPVEGAVRSDIVGYLFTQDGLVPGELHADENKMIDTLTKLWTSFLKTGTPSTDTITWKKLEATDHDKEEWLLIDAEPELKTGVHVDRLPLWTEIYSQYFIDNSHGPELSPSVYTVLVLQIVFWLGFCRNAGHIF, encoded by the exons ATGCGGTGGTGGAGTGCGTGGCTGACAGCAGCGCTGGTAGCTACCACCACAGCGGTCAGTGGCTTAACTCAAAGCGGCGTCATCACCATTGAACACAACCCACCAGAGTTTCAAGAAAGCATCCTTCCTGGAGGACCACAGATACGCGACGAACAAGTCTACTACAGCTCTCCAGACAACGGCGATAGCGAAAGACCACCCACCAGTCCTGAACAAGCACCTGATATTGGCGAAATATCCCCAGAAATACCAGATTCACCCCCACAGGAAGGCAGTGAACCACCAGGTTCACAGGGTACTGAAGTGGTCCCAGATACTCCAAATCCTCCCTCCCCTCCCGAAGAAGACGCTTCGGGAGAGGAGTCTGTAGAAAGGCCTGCAGATCCACCAGCTTCACCAGATGATGAAGGGTCTAATGATCGATCTGTAAACGACGACGCTGGAGTCGATGTTGTAGAGCCCGAAGGTGACCCAGAAAATATTCTGCCACCCGCTGCTGATGTAGAGAATGAGGAAGGAAGTGGTGATGACAATGATCAAAACAGCGGCGATGGGAGCGGTGATGACAAAGATGATGCCAGTGGTGATGGAAGCGGGGATGATAACGAAGTTGGCAGTGGGAATGGAAGTGACGAAGAAGAGAATGTTCCCGAAAACAACGTAAATCTGATAGTAGAAACTGCTTCTGGATTAGTACAAGGACATGCTTGGCGGCAAAACGAGGATATTGTCAGTTACATTGATATACCTTACGGGAAATTCACCAGTCCGTTTCAG GCGGCAGTTGGAGCCGATGCATGGGACGGTCTGCACGATGTCAAAGATCATGACAAACGTTGTCCACAACTACAAGGCGACACGTACGTCGGCGAGGTTGACTGCCTCACACTGAGCATCTTCAAACCAAAAGATGCTGAAGATGCAAGTGTTCTCTTCCACATTCACGATGACGACTTTGCTGGGAGCGGAGATCCTTCAGTATACGGACCAGAGTACTTAGTTGCTAATGGAATTATCCTAGTTCTGCCTAACTACAGGCTGGGTTCGCTCGGCTTCTTGTGTGTACAGAACGAGACAGCACCAGGCAACGCAGGCTTAAAAGACCTGAGCTTAGCACTAACCTGGGTGAGCGATAATATCAAGAAGTTTGGAGGAAACCCCGACAACATTGTTGTGAGCGGTGACGGGAAATCTGGAGCTTTCGCGGGATTCTTAGCCTTGTCTCCTATGTCTAGAGATAACGTCAGCAAAGTAATAGCAGAGAGTGGCTCTTTCCTGTCTTACTGGGCTTTAGACAGGGATCCAACAGTCGTCGCCAATGAGTTGTTTGAGAAAATAAGAGCAGCTCAAAACCCACAATCAAGATTAGAGATAACACTAAGCGAGGTCACTGCAGCAGCAATAGTGCGAGCCGCAAAAGGTATGGAATTCAAGCCTTGTCTAGAAGTGAAAACTGAAGACGCATTTATGACGGAGACTCCATATACGATAATGACTACTGAAAAGATAGATAAATCTTTTCTGATTGGTTCTGCGACATTCGCTGGTATCCATGAGGCTTTGCTTCAAACTGAGGATAGTATAAAACAGATCAATGATGACCATACACTGTTGCTGCCGAACGACTTGGTATTCGATACGACTGCTTTAAGAAACGAAGTGGGGACGAAAGTGAAGGCTCAGTATTTTGGTGAAGACGATATTAGTTTAGATGACACGAAAAACTTGTCTTTGTGCTTCACGGACATCGGGTATACAGGTCCTGGGATCCGTTCAGCTCGAATGTTGGTCGAAGCTGGGGCAACTGTTTTCTTCTACGAGTTTGCTTTCGTTGGGGAGTTTAATAGAGTGCTGCACTCTATAGACCAGCCAGTGGAAGGAGCCGTGAGGAGTGACATCGTGGGGTATCTGTTCACACAGGATGGACTGGTGCCTGGGGAACTGCACGCTGATGAGAACAAGATGATTGATACGCTGACAAAATTGTGGACTAGCTTTTTGAAGACGGG AACCCCATCAACGGACACCATAACTTGGAAGAAACTGGAAGCAACAGATCACGACAAAGAAGAATGGCTGCTGATAGACGCTGAACCGGAACTAAAGACAGGTGTACACGTGGACAGACTGCCTCTCTGGACCGAGATCTACTCGCAGTACTTCATAGACAACAGCCACGGGCCGGAGCTGTCTCCATCAGTGTACACCGTGCTTGTACTACAAATAGTCTTTTGGCTTGGTTTCTGCAGAAATGCAGGACATATCTTCTGA